The Neomonachus schauinslandi chromosome 11, ASM220157v2, whole genome shotgun sequence genome contains a region encoding:
- the FAM76B gene encoding protein FAM76B isoform X1, whose protein sequence is MAASALYACTKCTQRYPFEELSQGQQLCKECRIAHPIVKCTYCRSEFQQESKTNTICKKCAQNVKQFGTPKPCQYCNIIAAFIGTKCQRCTNSEKKYGPPQTCEQCKQQCAFDRKEEGRRKVDGKLLCWLCTLSYKRVLQKTKEQRKSLGSSHSNSSSSSLTEKDQHHSKHHHHHHHHHHRHSSSHHKISNLSPEQEQGLWKQSHKSSAAIQNETPKKKPKLESKPSNGDSSSINQSADSGGTDNFVLISQLKEEVMSLKRLLQQRDQTILEKDKKLTELKADFQYQESNLRTKMNSMEKAHKETVEQLQAKNRELLKQVAALSKGKKFDKSGSILTSP, encoded by the exons atGGCGGCCTCGGCCCTGTACGCCTGCACCAAGTGTACCCAGCGCTATCCCTTCGAGGAGCTCTCCCAGGGCCAGCAGCTCTGCAAG GAATGTCGGATTGCGCATCCTATTGTAAAATGTACTTACTGCAGATCAGAATTTCAACAAGAGAG CAAAACTAATACAATTTGTAAGAAGTGTGCTCAAAATGTGAAGCAATTTGGCACA CCTAAGCCTTGTCAGTACTGTAACATAATTGCAGCATTTATTGGTACAAAGTGTCAGCGTTGtacaaattcagaaaaaaaatatggaccaCCTCAGACCTGTGAACAGTGCAAACAACAATGTGCTTTTGAtcgaaaggaggaaggaagaagaaag gttgATGGAAAGTTGTTATGCTGGCTCTGTACTTTATCATACAAGAGAGTTTTACAGaagacaaaagaacaaaggaagagcCTGGGATCTTCACATTCAAACtcatcttcttcatctcttaccGAGAAAGACCAGCATCATTCaaaacatcaccaccaccatcatcaccatcaccatcgtcACAGCAGTAGTCACCACAA aatCAGCAATCTGAGTCCAGAACAAGAGCAGGGACTGTGGAAACAGAG CCATAAATCCTCTGCAGCAATTCAGAATGAAACTCCAAAGAAAAAGCCCAAATTGGAATCTAAGCCATCTAACGGAGATAG tagctCTATAAATCAGTCAGCAGATAGTGGGGGAACAGACAATTTTGTCCTTATAAGTCAACTGAAAGAAGAAGTGATGTCACTTAAACGTCTCTTACAGCAGAGAGACCAGACcattttagaaaaagataaaaag TTAACTGAACTAAAGGCAGACTTTCAGTACCAAGAGTCAAATTTGAGAACAAAGATGAACAGTATGGAAAAAGCTCACAAAGAAACTGTGGAACAACTTCAG GCCAAAAACAGAGAACTACTCAAACAGGTCGCAGCATTGTCAAAGGGTAAAAAGTTTGACAAAAGTGGAAGCATACTAACATCCCCTTGA
- the FAM76B gene encoding protein FAM76B isoform X5 — protein MAASALYACTKCTQRYPFEELSQGQQLCKECRIAHPIVKCTYCRSEFQQESKTNTICKKCAQNVKQFGTVDGKLLCWLCTLSYKRVLQKTKEQRKSLGSSHSNSSSSSLTEKDQHTKWTKQGHNNQFSEELSADSGGTDNFVLISQLKEEVMSLKRLLQQRDQTILEKDKKLTELKADFQYQESNLRTKMNSMEKAHKETVEQLQAKNRELLKQVAALSKGKKFDKSGSILTSP, from the exons atGGCGGCCTCGGCCCTGTACGCCTGCACCAAGTGTACCCAGCGCTATCCCTTCGAGGAGCTCTCCCAGGGCCAGCAGCTCTGCAAG GAATGTCGGATTGCGCATCCTATTGTAAAATGTACTTACTGCAGATCAGAATTTCAACAAGAGAG CAAAACTAATACAATTTGTAAGAAGTGTGCTCAAAATGTGAAGCAATTTGGCACA gttgATGGAAAGTTGTTATGCTGGCTCTGTACTTTATCATACAAGAGAGTTTTACAGaagacaaaagaacaaaggaagagcCTGGGATCTTCACATTCAAACtcatcttcttcatctcttaccGAGAAAGACCAGCA cacaaaatggacaaaacagGGACATAATAACCAGTTTTCAGAAGAACTT TCAGCAGATAGTGGGGGAACAGACAATTTTGTCCTTATAAGTCAACTGAAAGAAGAAGTGATGTCACTTAAACGTCTCTTACAGCAGAGAGACCAGACcattttagaaaaagataaaaag TTAACTGAACTAAAGGCAGACTTTCAGTACCAAGAGTCAAATTTGAGAACAAAGATGAACAGTATGGAAAAAGCTCACAAAGAAACTGTGGAACAACTTCAG GCCAAAAACAGAGAACTACTCAAACAGGTCGCAGCATTGTCAAAGGGTAAAAAGTTTGACAAAAGTGGAAGCATACTAACATCCCCTTGA
- the FAM76B gene encoding protein FAM76B isoform X4 translates to MAASALYACTKCTQRYPFEELSQGQQLCKECRIAHPIVKCTYCRSEFQQESKTNTICKKCAQNVKQFGTPKPCQYCNIIAAFIGTKCQRCTNSEKKYGPPQTCEQCKQQCAFDRKEEGRRKVDGKLLCWLCTLSYKRVLQKTKEQRKSLGSSHSNSSSSSLTEKDQHTKWTKQGHNNQFSEELSADSGGTDNFVLISQLKEEVMSLKRLLQQRDQTILEKDKKLTELKADFQYQESNLRTKMNSMEKAHKETVEQLQAKNRELLKQVAALSKGKKFDKSGSILTSP, encoded by the exons atGGCGGCCTCGGCCCTGTACGCCTGCACCAAGTGTACCCAGCGCTATCCCTTCGAGGAGCTCTCCCAGGGCCAGCAGCTCTGCAAG GAATGTCGGATTGCGCATCCTATTGTAAAATGTACTTACTGCAGATCAGAATTTCAACAAGAGAG CAAAACTAATACAATTTGTAAGAAGTGTGCTCAAAATGTGAAGCAATTTGGCACA CCTAAGCCTTGTCAGTACTGTAACATAATTGCAGCATTTATTGGTACAAAGTGTCAGCGTTGtacaaattcagaaaaaaaatatggaccaCCTCAGACCTGTGAACAGTGCAAACAACAATGTGCTTTTGAtcgaaaggaggaaggaagaagaaag gttgATGGAAAGTTGTTATGCTGGCTCTGTACTTTATCATACAAGAGAGTTTTACAGaagacaaaagaacaaaggaagagcCTGGGATCTTCACATTCAAACtcatcttcttcatctcttaccGAGAAAGACCAGCA cacaaaatggacaaaacagGGACATAATAACCAGTTTTCAGAAGAACTT TCAGCAGATAGTGGGGGAACAGACAATTTTGTCCTTATAAGTCAACTGAAAGAAGAAGTGATGTCACTTAAACGTCTCTTACAGCAGAGAGACCAGACcattttagaaaaagataaaaag TTAACTGAACTAAAGGCAGACTTTCAGTACCAAGAGTCAAATTTGAGAACAAAGATGAACAGTATGGAAAAAGCTCACAAAGAAACTGTGGAACAACTTCAG GCCAAAAACAGAGAACTACTCAAACAGGTCGCAGCATTGTCAAAGGGTAAAAAGTTTGACAAAAGTGGAAGCATACTAACATCCCCTTGA
- the FAM76B gene encoding protein FAM76B isoform X3 produces the protein MAASALYACTKCTQRYPFEELSQGQQLCKECRIAHPIVKCTYCRSEFQQESKTNTICKKCAQNVKQFGTPKPCQYCNIIAAFIGTKCQRCTNSEKKYGPPQTCEQCKQQCAFDRKEEGRRKVDGKLLCWLCTLSYKRVLQKTKEQRKSLGSSHSNSSSSSLTEKDQHHSKHHHHHHHHHHRHSSTIQNETPKKKPKLESKPSNGDSSSINQSADSGGTDNFVLISQLKEEVMSLKRLLQQRDQTILEKDKKLTELKADFQYQESNLRTKMNSMEKAHKETVEQLQAKNRELLKQVAALSKGKKFDKSGSILTSP, from the exons atGGCGGCCTCGGCCCTGTACGCCTGCACCAAGTGTACCCAGCGCTATCCCTTCGAGGAGCTCTCCCAGGGCCAGCAGCTCTGCAAG GAATGTCGGATTGCGCATCCTATTGTAAAATGTACTTACTGCAGATCAGAATTTCAACAAGAGAG CAAAACTAATACAATTTGTAAGAAGTGTGCTCAAAATGTGAAGCAATTTGGCACA CCTAAGCCTTGTCAGTACTGTAACATAATTGCAGCATTTATTGGTACAAAGTGTCAGCGTTGtacaaattcagaaaaaaaatatggaccaCCTCAGACCTGTGAACAGTGCAAACAACAATGTGCTTTTGAtcgaaaggaggaaggaagaagaaag gttgATGGAAAGTTGTTATGCTGGCTCTGTACTTTATCATACAAGAGAGTTTTACAGaagacaaaagaacaaaggaagagcCTGGGATCTTCACATTCAAACtcatcttcttcatctcttaccGAGAAAGACCAGCATCATTCaaaacatcaccaccaccatcatcaccatcaccatcgtcACAGCAGTA CAATTCAGAATGAAACTCCAAAGAAAAAGCCCAAATTGGAATCTAAGCCATCTAACGGAGATAG tagctCTATAAATCAGTCAGCAGATAGTGGGGGAACAGACAATTTTGTCCTTATAAGTCAACTGAAAGAAGAAGTGATGTCACTTAAACGTCTCTTACAGCAGAGAGACCAGACcattttagaaaaagataaaaag TTAACTGAACTAAAGGCAGACTTTCAGTACCAAGAGTCAAATTTGAGAACAAAGATGAACAGTATGGAAAAAGCTCACAAAGAAACTGTGGAACAACTTCAG GCCAAAAACAGAGAACTACTCAAACAGGTCGCAGCATTGTCAAAGGGTAAAAAGTTTGACAAAAGTGGAAGCATACTAACATCCCCTTGA
- the FAM76B gene encoding protein FAM76B isoform X2 translates to MAASALYACTKCTQRYPFEELSQGQQLCKECRIAHPIVKCTYCRSEFQQESKTNTICKKCAQNVKQFGTPKPCQYCNIIAAFIGTKCQRCTNSEKKYGPPQTCEQCKQQCAFDRKEEGRRKVDGKLLCWLCTLSYKRVLQKTKEQRKSLGSSHSNSSSSSLTEKDQHHSKHHHHHHHHHHRHSSSHHKISNLSPEQEQGLWKQSHKSSAAIQNETPKKKPKLESKPSNGDSSINQSADSGGTDNFVLISQLKEEVMSLKRLLQQRDQTILEKDKKLTELKADFQYQESNLRTKMNSMEKAHKETVEQLQAKNRELLKQVAALSKGKKFDKSGSILTSP, encoded by the exons atGGCGGCCTCGGCCCTGTACGCCTGCACCAAGTGTACCCAGCGCTATCCCTTCGAGGAGCTCTCCCAGGGCCAGCAGCTCTGCAAG GAATGTCGGATTGCGCATCCTATTGTAAAATGTACTTACTGCAGATCAGAATTTCAACAAGAGAG CAAAACTAATACAATTTGTAAGAAGTGTGCTCAAAATGTGAAGCAATTTGGCACA CCTAAGCCTTGTCAGTACTGTAACATAATTGCAGCATTTATTGGTACAAAGTGTCAGCGTTGtacaaattcagaaaaaaaatatggaccaCCTCAGACCTGTGAACAGTGCAAACAACAATGTGCTTTTGAtcgaaaggaggaaggaagaagaaag gttgATGGAAAGTTGTTATGCTGGCTCTGTACTTTATCATACAAGAGAGTTTTACAGaagacaaaagaacaaaggaagagcCTGGGATCTTCACATTCAAACtcatcttcttcatctcttaccGAGAAAGACCAGCATCATTCaaaacatcaccaccaccatcatcaccatcaccatcgtcACAGCAGTAGTCACCACAA aatCAGCAATCTGAGTCCAGAACAAGAGCAGGGACTGTGGAAACAGAG CCATAAATCCTCTGCAGCAATTCAGAATGAAACTCCAAAGAAAAAGCCCAAATTGGAATCTAAGCCATCTAACGGAGATAG ctCTATAAATCAGTCAGCAGATAGTGGGGGAACAGACAATTTTGTCCTTATAAGTCAACTGAAAGAAGAAGTGATGTCACTTAAACGTCTCTTACAGCAGAGAGACCAGACcattttagaaaaagataaaaag TTAACTGAACTAAAGGCAGACTTTCAGTACCAAGAGTCAAATTTGAGAACAAAGATGAACAGTATGGAAAAAGCTCACAAAGAAACTGTGGAACAACTTCAG GCCAAAAACAGAGAACTACTCAAACAGGTCGCAGCATTGTCAAAGGGTAAAAAGTTTGACAAAAGTGGAAGCATACTAACATCCCCTTGA